Sequence from the Torulaspora delbrueckii CBS 1146 chromosome 5, complete genome genome:
GAATTCGTACTGTTGCAGCGTAGTCTTTATAGTGAAGAATTTAGAGGCCAAATTCCTTCAACCAGGCTAATGCTTCATTTTGACATTTGATTTCGTTACTTCGAAAACTACGATCATGCGGACAGATGTGATTGATAGGGCCTTTCTTGAGCTCAAACCTAATAAAATGAACACTAAGCTATCTGCTCCCACAGGGCATTTTCCAGACGTCCATAAAGCAAGATGATTCATTCTGCAGCTGCAAGAAACGAACTTCCAACCACCATGTACCACTATGACTGTACTTAAAACACCAGTTTTGCAAATTATGGCCGTCCCGCGTATTCAACATATCTTGGGTGATGTTCCCTACTTCGTCCGCTGATCTGttaattgaaaaaattgttgatgGATTATTGTCACAGTCTTGGTCTGTTGTCCTATTCACGACGGCAATGGAGTAAGTGACCTTCGTCCCATCACCAGTATAGGCGTCTTGCAAATAACTGTATCGAATGGCATACCCGTGAGGTTGAGGAGTCCTTAGCCTTTTGACGATACAGCAATGCCACTATTACAAGGAAAAAAATGTGGTACACGCTGTTCATGCGGAGGGTAGCGTAACTATTGGATACTTAATTGTCAAAAGCAGCTCAATATTCGTCAATCTCGCGAACTATGAATAAAGTAACTAagattttctttcttcgaaactTTATCGTTGGTTGCTTCTCAAACTTACGGATGAGATTCATGATCCTGTGCAATTACTTTTGAGCATTTCATTTGTAACCTAACGCGTCCGTCTCAATGACTATCTTACTACCCCtatgatttcaagatggaCTAACTTTTATCGTGCCAAACTCCTGCTGAGCCAAACATAATAAAAAAAGTAATCCTAGGAATCAAGATGTATTGAATGTTCCATTAAAGGAAGCTCCTAAAGATAATAGTGCTATGATAAGTTGTCGGCTCTTATCCTCGAGCAGGCTTCAAATGCCTCACAAATTTCGTTATTAAAATCCTGAAATCTGTGTTCAGAGTGGCTCGTCTCTCGGAGAGAACAAATGACAGGTCCTATCGACTCCATTAGGTTGCTCATTGCCAATGTTCATAGCTATTGAACAACCTATCATGTGAAGTCCATTTTTTGGTAGcgttttctttgatttaATTTTCCATCAAAGTTGATAAGCGGATTTAGCTCAGTTGGGAGAGCGCCAGACTGAAGAATTAACTTCGGTCATTTGTAATCTGGAGGTCCTGTGTTCGATCCACAGAATTCGCATTTATTTTTTGTCATTATCTTTCAATAAATAGTACCAAATAAACAGTTAGAATTGCATTATTGATAACTAAATATAGAATGAATGATGACTTACTGATATAATACTTATAATTTACGTGCTTTCTTTTGGCGCATTTCTCCTCCCAAaacctcttcatcaaaggttctcttcttggtgGCAAGACTATCTTCGAGCTTCGTCAAATCTTCCTCTGCGACCAGCAGCCTGTaatccaatttttcaagaccCCACCTTTCCATGAGACACAAATCATTTTGACTCAAACCGCTGATCATATTCCAAGTCTTCATGGTGAAAGAGTTATCGTTAAGATATTTGTGGGCTAGAATAAGGCAACTGAGAAAGATGCGCTTTGAACAGCGTGCAAAATCCGGCAACTTCCCATTCCATAATTGGCCATCATaaatcttgttgaaatATGCCAAGGCCACTAATGCAGTCTTTCTGTTGCTTTTGGATCTGCGCAAAACTTCTTTTAAAAACTCGTTAACGTTCTTGACATCATTTCTAATCTTATCGGTAGATATCTTTTCAGTACGTTGGCACAGGACCCGGGTGATTCTGACTATAAGTTGCTcggaagatgaagagatcgGTGTTGGTGGACATGATAATTTCCTGCGTGGTTCATAGGGCGGTGTTTGATAGGCGAGACGACGATCCAGATCGTTCGTAGCAACCATGGTgcaataataataataacTCTTGTATGACTAAATTCCGGTGTTTACCAAAAACTTTCAATGTCTCAGACGAAACACAAATGCTGTAAACCTCTTCTCACAACCTGAGAAGGTTAAATTCTGGAAATCATGGCGACTGCCAAAACCCAATGCTAATAACTCCTGAATAAAAAAAATGCGAATACTCCAAACTCCAATAAGATAACTGGGAGTCAATAAGAGTACGTTAATGTATCTTGTATTTGTTCCTGTCCGCAACAAATTCTCTTGTGTAAAATGGTTTTCCTCAGTCTTCCACCTGTTTCTAAGGCTGGAGGAGCAGATTTATGAGGATGATTTATTATAGACGAACCAGTGAATACCAGCTTCCAGGTTTCGTTAGTTTATATATCTTCTTTCGCTGTCAGTCTCCTTACTGAAGTGACTTTTTATTATGACGCATCGAGGAAATTTTCACGCTTCATCGGCAATCCTCGAGGCAAACTGGAAAGAGCCAGCCAAATGAGTCAGGCGAAAGAGCCGCACGAAAGAAGCAGCCACGATGAGCAGCCCACCTGAAATGACTGAGAGAGTGACTGAATGGTATCGTATGTAGTCTATGTAGAATCGGCGAAAGCCACTTGTTCGGGAAGCTGGAAGCTGACGCAGAACATGGGCTTGGTGGGAGAGACTTTGCGCACCAGGTGGAATCGCAGATTGTCAAAAGCCAGGGCTTGTTTGTCTGTGTGCAGGGAGGTGGCAATTCTTGAATGGACCCGGTGGTATAGTTCTTCCATGGGTGGCTCTTCGTCTATGCCGTATTTCTCGAAACAGTGTAGGTGGATCCACGGTAGAGTCTTTATGCTTGTACCTTTGTAGAGTCCGACAAAACGGTCGAGGAATGTTATAGAGCTGTCGGGCAGGTTCATTACAAAATGGTTGATCTCGAACGGAATTTGCAACTCCTTGAATTTGGGTGCTTCTTTGGCATCCTGCTTCTTCTGTCTCTTCCGGTCGTGATGACTGATTCTGAGTGGTACTTGTAACTTGCCGTCGTTGGATTCACGCCATTGCTGCAGTAACGTGATCGAATCACTGATAAATTGCGCTCCGTCTAGGTTGAATGGTTTTACAAGGGTGCTCACTTTGTTCATTTCTATGTTTTCTTGTAGGTACTTGAAACTATCAGGATTCAAATCGTTAGCTAGTACAATAACCTCTTTCTTTCCTGCCGGAATCGCAAAGGGTCCAACACCGGCAAATACATCACAGACTACTTGCCCCGGTTGGAAGTATTGCTTGACAAGTCTCTCATGTTCTGTGTGTAGTCTGGAATTCCAATAAACTTTACTGAAATCGAAACGGAATGTACAGTTCGATTCCTTCTGCTCGACCACTAGGTCGCCACCACGACCCGCAATAACCTCCATAGGGAACGTTCTGAATTTTGTAGCAATAGAACTGACTTTATCCACTACGGTTTCGATCTTATTGTTTTTGTCGAGGATAACTTGTCCGATCAATGATGCAAATGGTTTAAATTCTTGTCGTAGATTTAAATGTGCGATATGGCCCGTAACGGTGAATCCTGTTGGAATTTCGTCAAGATACTCCTCTGGTAAGACAGCCCTCAGGATCTCTTCAGCTTTCCAGAAATCATAATCGAGCACATATTCATACGGTAGGATCTCTGCGTTATTCGTCTCCAAAAACTGTAAAGCTTCTGGCGATAATTGAGCCCTAGCTTCCTCTGTACTAGTCATAGAACTATTTAAAAGAACTCCCTTACTCACAATTCCATTATCGCACGCCAAAGTCTTTCCTTTCGCACTCTTGTTCTCGACTGTTTGATCAAGTTTGACTACATGTGGAATTCTGGGTACCCTCAAAATGCTATCCTTGaactcttttgcaaatgcaCTGATATTCTTTGGTTCTGGGAACTTTACAACACACAATGGCAACTTTGAGACGAAGAATGATCTGTCCAGGGTTCTCATCTCACGATTCACCGGAGGTTGGTATTTAAGGCAGCTCATTGCGCGAGGACTTAGGTTCAATGGTCTCACAAAAGCCTTTGGTATGGACTTCAGACACATCCAACACGAAGAAGGACACCAAAAGGACTAGAATAAAGCTCAATTCAAGTCTTCTTTCCCATAGTTACTggaagctcatcgctatatgaaaaattttccagtCATGTGACCTTCAAAAGCTATAAGCATCGGTAGAAAGTGTTCAAAGTAACTTAAGTTaatggtcaattgaagacTGTTAACACCCTGGATCGTTTAATTTGGTGTACTTAAGATGTCTGAAGTGATCACTGTCTCTACTAGACGTGGTGGATTCCAACAATTTGATAGTATAGCCgatgagtttgaagaagatgaagacgtAGACATGTCCGATGTCGATGAGGGAGAAAGCggtggtgaaaaatctggATTGCAGATTGT
This genomic interval carries:
- the PCL5 gene encoding Pcl5p (similar to Saccharomyces cerevisiae PCL5 (YHR071W); ancestral locus Anc_5.347), whose protein sequence is MVATNDLDRRLAYQTPPYEPRRKLSCPPTPISSSSEQLIVRITRVLCQRTEKISTDKIRNDVKNVNEFLKEVLRRSKSNRKTALVALAYFNKIYDGQLWNGKLPDFARCSKRIFLSCLILAHKYLNDNSFTMKTWNMISGLSQNDLCLMERWGLEKLDYRLLVAEEDLTKLEDSLATKKRTFDEEVLGGEMRQKKARKL
- the TRM5 gene encoding tRNA (guanine) methyltransferase (similar to Saccharomyces cerevisiae TRM5 (YHR070W); ancestral locus Anc_5.346); translated protein: MCLKSIPKAFVRPLNLSPRAMSCLKYQPPVNREMRTLDRSFFVSKLPLCVVKFPEPKNISAFAKEFKDSILRVPRIPHVVKLDQTVENKSAKGKTLACDNGIVSKGVLLNSSMTSTEEARAQLSPEALQFLETNNAEILPYEYVLDYDFWKAEEILRAVLPEEYLDEIPTGFTVTGHIAHLNLRQEFKPFASLIGQVILDKNNKIETVVDKVSSIATKFRTFPMEVIAGRGGDLVVEQKESNCTFRFDFSKVYWNSRLHTEHERLVKQYFQPGQVVCDVFAGVGPFAIPAGKKEVIVLANDLNPDSFKYLQENIEMNKVSTLVKPFNLDGAQFISDSITLLQQWRESNDGKLQVPLRISHHDRKRQKKQDAKEAPKFKELQIPFEINHFVMNLPDSSITFLDRFVGLYKGTSIKTLPWIHLHCFEKYGIDEEPPMEELYHRVHSRIATSLHTDKQALAFDNLRFHLVRKVSPTKPMFCVSFQLPEQVAFADST